From one uncultured Paludibacter sp. genomic stretch:
- a CDS encoding exported hypothetical protein (Evidence 5 : Unknown function): MNRMVKNSKFVLVLLAGLVILLHATIPHHHHLDTSCDHNSTNSTTNQSRGESSSEADKHCHALNTIVIQKVNPITFDNNTASNSLLFFITLNEVVKCHNKVLLTFHTIKDVVVLKQYLSSEPSFRGPPALA; the protein is encoded by the coding sequence ATGAACAGAATGGTGAAAAATAGTAAGTTTGTATTAGTATTGCTGGCTGGTCTGGTAATACTACTTCATGCTACCATCCCTCATCACCATCACCTCGATACTAGCTGCGACCATAATTCTACAAATTCCACCACTAATCAAAGCCGTGGGGAATCTTCCTCGGAAGCCGATAAGCATTGTCACGCTCTCAATACTATTGTTATACAGAAAGTCAACCCAATAACTTTTGATAACAATACTGCCTCTAATTCTCTTTTATTTTTTATTACGCTCAATGAGGTAGTAAAATGCCACAACAAAGTTTTATTAACTTTCCACACAATTAAAGATGTTGTTGTATTAAAACAGTATCTTTCATCCGAACCATCCTTTAGAGGCCCTCCTGCCTTAGCTTAA
- a CDS encoding Nitrogen regulatory protein P-II → MKEIKAFVKPFKVNDILNQLLQAGYPNITASMAEGTGNFASDESTLSTHFSITDSKVAKIEIVCNDSEVENIVNIISTKGRTGNPGDGIIYVSEVEKVYKVRTGLENGED, encoded by the coding sequence ATGAAGGAAATAAAAGCATTTGTAAAGCCTTTTAAAGTAAATGACATTTTAAATCAATTACTTCAGGCAGGTTACCCAAACATAACAGCCTCAATGGCCGAAGGAACAGGAAATTTTGCGAGCGATGAATCAACACTTTCAACTCATTTTTCAATAACGGATAGTAAAGTGGCCAAAATTGAAATTGTCTGTAATGATAGTGAGGTAGAAAATATTGTGAACATAATTTCCACTAAAGGAAGAACAGGAAATCCGGGTGATGGAATTATCTATGTCTCCGAAGTAGAAAAAGTGTACAAAGTGAGAACTGGCTTAGAAAACGGCGAAGATTAA
- a CDS encoding Zinc uptake regulation protein ZUR: MKSNDNKLLNKNVKPTAMRELVLNALLEQNVAISLSDLEKKFNRVDKVTLYRTLKTFEEKKLIHSIDDGTGAVKYALCKETCQCHPEELHVHFYCLKCQHTFCLTDIPIPSINLPVNFSIENINMVVKGVCSNCKK, from the coding sequence ATGAAAAGTAATGACAACAAATTGCTGAATAAAAATGTAAAACCAACAGCCATGCGTGAATTAGTTTTAAACGCATTGCTTGAACAGAACGTTGCTATCAGCTTATCTGATCTGGAGAAGAAATTTAATAGAGTAGACAAAGTTACTTTATATCGCACTCTCAAAACATTTGAGGAAAAGAAACTCATTCATAGTATTGATGATGGTACAGGGGCTGTTAAATATGCTCTGTGTAAAGAAACCTGCCAATGTCACCCGGAGGAATTACATGTACATTTTTATTGTCTAAAATGTCAACATACATTTTGTTTAACTGACATTCCTATTCCGTCTATTAATTTGCCAGTTAATTTTAGCATAGAAAATATAAATATGGTTGTAAAAGGCGTGTGCTCAAACTGCAAGAAATAA
- a CDS encoding putative Stem cell self-renewal protein Piwi (Evidence 3 : Putative function from multiple computational evidences), with protein MAESLFTNTLAFEFPKEPKIFYFSKEDRTGVPLTKLSHQLFPCNIKKIFPDISNADIIYTSFCKKLDGFKPLSIDFAKDNFSLIKRYYNREIKHYFSVKNILVEPTFIKDNQVWLHSTDATAKKIKGCEVYDRFTIKVNYNHFFNTPEIVLSYDRQAKVYKKSVATFLSEHDNSNENLFDVTPENAFNPADLLIKVVYVSYYGNDNKYKNMQVTKYSRLKEWIENGEEVDFKHVYPIINNRLGAFLGYDEEEEENGSQYIKKNRYTKYLSKIFGFKNKYLSTTEFKKIIPVSDTFTQVTPGTTSPDSKQLIFGKNRRDMIPQRGVNNGPFKQPRHTNIQMFFIVPREHVTNTNDLSTYLRKGYKAFGGLFKYTDVPVSLAPKNFNLAFENLENPLPEIENKLDDVDFTGAKYLAIYLTPIGKNTKAKEQRNIYYKVKEALLKRNISSQCIETDKMLTVLKTDAENGKDAFAYTLQNIAIAINAKLGGTPWRIAVPEYRELIIGIGAFKHTDTNVQYIGSAFSFDNTGAFNSFEYFHKDELKELVGSIESAIIDYRNTIANLERLVIHYYKDMREDEVEIIEDMLYNIGVDVPVFVVSINKTESEDIVVFDDNFAEKMPYSGRYINLGNNTYLLCNNTRYSDNNTRSIEGYPFPVKLKIKCHSDSSLLTTPTINGLIDQVYQFSRIYWKSVKQQNLPVTIKYPEMVAQIAPHFTTGSIPSNIGKDNLWFL; from the coding sequence ATGGCCGAATCTCTTTTTACAAACACATTAGCCTTTGAGTTCCCTAAAGAACCCAAAATCTTCTATTTCTCCAAAGAAGACAGAACAGGTGTACCACTAACAAAATTGAGTCACCAGCTATTTCCATGTAACATTAAAAAGATATTCCCGGATATATCCAATGCGGATATTATTTATACGTCATTCTGTAAAAAGTTAGATGGATTCAAGCCCTTATCAATAGACTTTGCCAAGGATAATTTTTCGCTTATCAAAAGATACTATAACAGAGAAATCAAGCATTATTTTTCGGTAAAAAATATTTTGGTAGAGCCAACATTTATCAAAGACAATCAGGTTTGGCTTCACTCAACCGATGCTACAGCTAAAAAGATAAAAGGATGTGAGGTATATGATAGGTTTACAATCAAAGTAAATTACAATCACTTCTTCAATACACCTGAAATAGTACTTTCGTACGACAGGCAGGCAAAGGTTTACAAAAAGTCTGTTGCAACCTTTCTCTCAGAGCATGATAATTCCAACGAAAATCTCTTTGATGTAACTCCCGAAAACGCCTTTAATCCGGCTGATTTACTTATAAAGGTCGTTTATGTCAGCTATTATGGCAATGACAATAAATACAAAAATATGCAGGTAACTAAATACAGTCGACTAAAAGAGTGGATAGAAAACGGAGAGGAAGTTGACTTCAAACACGTTTACCCCATAATCAACAATCGGTTGGGAGCTTTTCTCGGTTACGATGAAGAAGAGGAGGAAAACGGAAGCCAGTACATAAAGAAAAACCGTTACACAAAATACCTTTCTAAAATATTTGGCTTTAAAAACAAATACCTGTCAACGACTGAATTCAAAAAAATAATCCCCGTATCAGATACCTTTACACAGGTAACGCCGGGTACAACAAGTCCCGATAGTAAACAGCTTATTTTCGGTAAGAACAGAAGGGACATGATTCCTCAGCGAGGAGTGAATAACGGACCATTTAAGCAACCTCGCCATACCAACATACAAATGTTTTTCATTGTTCCCCGCGAGCACGTCACCAACACAAACGATTTGTCAACATATTTGCGCAAAGGGTATAAAGCATTTGGGGGTCTATTCAAATATACGGATGTCCCCGTCTCGTTAGCACCAAAAAATTTTAATCTTGCATTTGAAAACCTTGAGAATCCATTACCCGAGATTGAAAACAAACTCGATGATGTCGATTTCACAGGAGCAAAATACCTGGCCATTTACCTCACCCCCATTGGGAAAAACACAAAGGCAAAAGAACAGCGAAATATTTACTATAAGGTAAAGGAAGCATTACTTAAAAGAAATATATCCTCGCAGTGTATTGAAACAGACAAAATGCTAACCGTTCTGAAAACGGATGCAGAGAATGGCAAAGATGCTTTTGCATATACCTTGCAAAACATAGCCATTGCTATAAATGCCAAATTGGGAGGCACTCCCTGGCGTATCGCTGTTCCCGAATATCGTGAACTAATTATTGGTATAGGAGCTTTCAAACATACAGATACCAATGTACAATATATCGGTTCGGCATTTTCCTTCGACAATACTGGAGCATTTAACTCCTTCGAGTATTTCCACAAAGATGAATTAAAAGAATTGGTCGGCTCTATCGAATCAGCTATTATCGACTATCGAAATACGATTGCCAACCTTGAAAGACTCGTTATACACTATTACAAAGACATGCGCGAAGATGAGGTGGAAATCATTGAAGATATGCTCTACAATATAGGTGTAGATGTGCCTGTCTTTGTAGTCTCAATCAACAAAACAGAATCCGAAGACATAGTGGTTTTCGATGATAATTTTGCCGAGAAAATGCCATATAGCGGACGATACATAAACTTAGGCAATAACACCTATTTACTTTGTAATAATACCCGCTATTCCGACAATAACACCCGTAGCATTGAAGGTTATCCGTTTCCGGTCAAGTTGAAAATAAAATGTCATTCAGACAGTTCTTTACTAACTACGCCCACAATAAACGGGTTAATAGACCAGGTATATCAATTTAGCCGCATATATTGGAAGTCCGTAAAACAACAGAATCTCCCTGTTACAATCAAATATCCCGAAATGGTTGCTCAAATTGCACCCCATTTCACAACTGGTTCAATTCCTTCAAATATTGGAAAAGATAACCTTTGGTTTCTGTAA
- a CDS encoding hypothetical protein (Evidence 5 : Unknown function), translated as MSKRKLTKKELLEKKVIEDRKFNRTLLISFGSFFILAIFFNIFIVFRYDTKFVYRKYALYSKEVSQELVCMNDDKLLTHKSLKLNYKGKDYFFCNRDCYEHLVNHYKEDAFIPDPFSGDTICKANALIGLKNRGEPEIVYFQNRKTFNQYYKSKK; from the coding sequence ATGAGTAAAAGAAAACTGACAAAGAAGGAATTGCTGGAAAAGAAGGTTATTGAAGATAGAAAATTTAATCGAACGTTACTAATCAGCTTTGGCTCATTTTTCATTTTAGCAATTTTTTTCAATATATTCATCGTTTTTAGATATGATACAAAATTTGTCTACCGTAAATATGCATTGTATAGCAAGGAAGTTTCACAAGAACTTGTTTGTATGAATGATGACAAATTACTGACCCATAAAAGTTTAAAACTTAATTATAAAGGGAAAGACTATTTCTTCTGTAATCGGGACTGCTATGAACATCTTGTTAATCACTATAAGGAAGATGCATTTATTCCCGATCCTTTTTCCGGTGATACTATTTGCAAAGCTAATGCTTTGATTGGATTGAAAAATCGGGGAGAACCTGAGATTGTTTATTTCCAAAATAGAAAGACATTTAATCAGTATTATAAATCAAAAAAATAA
- a CDS encoding Efflux transporter, RND family, MFP subunit: MTKYKFISPIIILAALLAFSSCKGDKKQGVEAKETEVIPENIVELSGDQVKLANLETGAIELRSLSGTLKVSGVVAAAPQNMAMVSMPMGGFVKSTSLMPGNSVSKGQTLAVIENSEFIDIQQNYLEAKSKLEYAEADYNRQNELYKSDVSSKKSMQLVTSEYRSLKVQVKSLEQKLSILGINPNKLNENNISKSITLVSPISGYVKTVNVSIGKSVSASDVLFEIVNTSKLFLQLTLFEKDADKVSTGQKIRFFINNETEQHMALIYQTAKSVDADKTYKVYASVQGTCKNVLPGMYVNAVIEATTSKVTAVPSEAIVSFEDKDYIFVFERNKNESGKPFTEYRMIQVKKGVTDEGYTEITLPDNYNFKTEKVIVKGAYNLLSAKKNAGEMAC; encoded by the coding sequence ATGACAAAATATAAATTTATATCACCTATCATTATTCTAGCTGCTCTTCTCGCATTTTCGTCATGCAAAGGAGATAAAAAACAGGGTGTAGAAGCCAAAGAAACAGAAGTTATACCCGAAAATATTGTGGAACTGAGTGGCGATCAGGTAAAACTTGCCAACTTAGAAACGGGTGCAATTGAATTGCGTTCCCTAAGCGGAACCCTCAAAGTGAGCGGTGTAGTTGCCGCTGCACCTCAAAACATGGCTATGGTAAGCATGCCAATGGGTGGCTTTGTGAAAAGTACGTCCCTTATGCCGGGTAATTCAGTCTCAAAAGGCCAAACGTTGGCTGTTATTGAAAACTCCGAATTTATTGATATTCAACAAAACTATCTCGAAGCAAAAAGCAAACTTGAATATGCCGAGGCGGATTATAACCGACAAAACGAGCTATACAAGAGTGATGTTTCGTCAAAGAAGAGTATGCAATTAGTTACGTCCGAGTATAGAAGTCTGAAAGTGCAGGTAAAATCACTGGAACAAAAGTTGTCTATCTTAGGTATCAATCCCAATAAATTGAACGAAAACAATATCAGTAAATCCATTACATTGGTTTCACCAATTTCCGGATATGTAAAAACGGTAAATGTAAGTATCGGCAAATCGGTTTCGGCTTCCGATGTGCTATTTGAAATTGTAAATACCAGCAAACTTTTCCTTCAACTTACGCTGTTTGAAAAAGATGCTGACAAGGTTTCTACCGGTCAAAAAATACGCTTTTTTATCAATAATGAAACCGAACAGCACATGGCACTGATTTACCAAACCGCCAAATCCGTTGATGCCGATAAAACCTATAAGGTGTATGCAAGTGTTCAGGGGACATGCAAAAATGTATTGCCGGGTATGTATGTAAATGCGGTAATTGAAGCCACTACCAGCAAAGTAACTGCTGTGCCTTCCGAGGCAATTGTGAGTTTCGAAGACAAAGACTATATTTTTGTTTTTGAACGTAACAAAAATGAAAGCGGCAAACCTTTTACAGAATACCGAATGATACAGGTAAAAAAAGGGGTGACGGATGAAGGATATACCGAAATTACATTGCCCGACAACTACAATTTTAAAACTGAAAAAGTCATTGTAAAAGGAGCATATAACTTGCTTTCGGCAAAGAAAAATGCAGGTGAAATGGCGTGCTAA
- a CDS encoding Heavy metal efflux pump, CzcA family, whose translation MIERIIHFSIKNKFIIGLFVIALIGWGTYSLTQLPIDATPDITNNQVQVISLAPSLAVQEVESSITAPIEVAIANIPNIIELRSISRLGLSVTTIVFKDNVDIYWARQQVGERLKEAEDIIPAGLAKIEMAPISTGLGEIYQYRLAVEKGYENKYTPMELRTLQDWTVRREMLGTTGVADINSYGGFVKQYEVAINPERLRSMNLTLTDIFDALERNNENTGSAYIDKKPTAYFIRGIGLVKSLEDIEKIVVKSNSSGIPVLIRDIATVQYGNSTRYGAMVIDSTEAVGGVVMMLKGANANEVTKNVETRIETIQKSLPKGVKIEPFLNRSDLVGRAISTVARNLIEGALIVIFILILFLGNMRAGLIVASVIPLSMLFAVSMMQLFGVSGNLMSLGAIDFGLIVDGAVIIVESVVHRITMSKHHHPGIKRLSQPQMDETVFESAKRMMSSATFGQVIILIVYVPIMALVGIEGKMFRPMAQVVSFALIGATILSLTYVPMVSTLFLSKSTEHKPNFSDRMMDWFHKIFNPAIRYALNHKLLVSASVITIFIASLFVFNSLGGEFIPQLEEGDLAAGVITLQGGSLTNTVEQVQKANKILLANFPEIKHVVCKIGAGEIPTDPTPMETGDYIITLKDKHEWTSAKTREELVEKMEEALIPLAGVKFEFQQPIQMRTNELLSGSKQDIAIKIFGDDLNTLADKASQVEKIIQKVQGVEDINVEKVTGLAQIQVEYNRDRLAQYGLSIEEVNRVLRTAFAGSQAGVVFDEEKRFGLVVRMDKDYRQSIDDVKNLSVALPNGGQIPFEQIANVEIKSGPAQVSRENTKRRITIGFNVRNRDVQSVIADVTKQIDAKVQLPTGYYVKYGGQFENLQAAKARLAIAVPVALLLIFVLLFFTFHSVKQTLLIYTAVPMSLIGGIIALWLRGMNFSISAGVGFIALFGIAVLNGIVLIAEFNRLEKEEGIIDITERVLKGLHTRLRPVIMTAAVASLGFLPMALSTSAGAEVQKPLATVVIGGLITATLLTLIVLPIFYIFFSTFSFRSIFKRKSVKTLSILLMLVVCSAGFNSINAQQYRSINLKQAIQMALDSNLSVRSSKYAVDVQKALKGASWDIPKTSIDGQYGQFNSYSKDNSFTVSQSFAFPTVYINQNKLAKANIKSSEWQLKTSQLEIATQVKQIYWQLAYLYSKQKLFAYQDSLYTGFQKAAELRAKTGETNRLEMISARSQSLEIKNQLQQINADLVIYNQKLQTILNVETTLYPADTVLHRIDYLPAADKSVLAANPSVSYINQQIEVSRLEKKVESSRILPDLSIGYFSQTMQGTQEINGVPRIFGTGDRFTGIQAGIAVPIWFAPYSAKVKAAKLKEKVAQTNAEYYSKSLSGSYRSLMLEFSKNSNSVDYYEKQAIPEADLIIEQATRSYNAGAMDYLDYILSLNRALSIKQNYLDAQNNYNQTVISIDFITGKIY comes from the coding sequence ATGATAGAACGTATCATTCATTTTTCAATAAAGAATAAGTTTATTATAGGCTTATTTGTAATTGCATTAATTGGCTGGGGAACGTATTCGCTTACACAGCTACCTATTGATGCAACTCCGGACATAACCAACAACCAGGTGCAGGTTATTTCGCTTGCCCCATCGTTGGCGGTTCAGGAAGTCGAGAGCTCAATTACAGCACCTATCGAGGTAGCTATTGCCAATATCCCAAACATTATTGAGCTTCGCTCCATCTCACGTTTGGGCTTGTCGGTGACTACAATTGTGTTTAAAGACAATGTAGATATCTACTGGGCGCGGCAACAAGTAGGAGAACGGCTAAAAGAAGCCGAGGACATTATCCCGGCGGGTCTCGCAAAAATTGAGATGGCTCCCATTTCTACCGGCTTGGGCGAAATATACCAATACCGCCTTGCTGTAGAAAAGGGATATGAAAACAAATATACTCCAATGGAGTTAAGAACCTTGCAGGATTGGACGGTTCGCCGCGAGATGTTGGGAACTACAGGAGTGGCCGATATCAATAGCTATGGAGGATTTGTAAAGCAATATGAAGTAGCCATAAATCCCGAGAGACTCAGAAGCATGAACCTTACACTCACCGACATTTTCGATGCACTCGAAAGAAACAACGAAAATACAGGTAGTGCCTATATTGATAAAAAGCCAACAGCTTATTTTATCCGTGGCATTGGGTTGGTAAAATCATTAGAAGATATCGAAAAGATTGTTGTAAAGAGCAATTCATCGGGTATTCCTGTTTTAATTAGAGACATTGCCACCGTTCAATATGGAAATTCCACACGATATGGTGCTATGGTTATTGATAGTACAGAGGCTGTTGGTGGCGTAGTGATGATGCTCAAAGGAGCAAATGCCAATGAAGTTACAAAAAATGTAGAAACCCGCATTGAAACCATTCAAAAATCATTACCTAAAGGGGTGAAGATTGAACCGTTTCTCAATCGTTCTGATTTAGTGGGACGTGCTATTAGCACTGTTGCCAGAAACTTAATTGAAGGCGCATTAATTGTTATCTTCATTTTGATATTGTTTTTGGGAAATATGCGAGCAGGGCTTATTGTTGCCTCAGTAATTCCACTTTCCATGCTGTTTGCCGTTTCCATGATGCAACTATTTGGCGTATCGGGTAACTTAATGAGTCTGGGAGCTATTGACTTCGGATTGATTGTGGATGGGGCTGTGATTATTGTCGAGAGCGTGGTGCATCGAATAACGATGAGTAAACACCATCATCCGGGCATCAAAAGACTTTCGCAGCCACAAATGGATGAAACAGTATTTGAGTCGGCAAAACGAATGATGAGTTCAGCAACATTCGGGCAAGTTATTATCCTGATAGTATATGTCCCAATTATGGCATTGGTGGGTATCGAAGGTAAAATGTTTCGCCCAATGGCACAAGTGGTGTCATTTGCGTTGATTGGTGCTACAATTCTATCATTGACTTATGTACCGATGGTTTCAACCTTATTCTTGAGTAAAAGCACTGAGCACAAGCCCAATTTTTCAGACAGGATGATGGATTGGTTTCACAAAATATTTAATCCGGCTATCAGATATGCATTAAATCACAAGCTGCTTGTTTCTGCTTCGGTTATTACCATTTTCATTGCAAGCTTGTTTGTCTTTAATAGTTTGGGTGGTGAGTTCATTCCCCAGCTCGAAGAAGGGGATCTTGCAGCGGGGGTAATTACCTTGCAGGGTGGGTCGCTTACCAATACGGTTGAGCAGGTTCAAAAAGCTAATAAAATCCTGCTTGCTAACTTCCCGGAAATAAAACATGTTGTTTGTAAAATTGGTGCCGGCGAAATACCAACCGACCCAACACCTATGGAAACAGGCGATTATATTATTACGCTCAAAGATAAACACGAATGGACTTCGGCAAAAACCCGTGAGGAACTGGTGGAAAAGATGGAAGAAGCTTTGATTCCGTTGGCTGGCGTGAAATTTGAGTTTCAACAGCCCATTCAAATGCGTACCAACGAATTACTTTCTGGATCAAAACAGGACATTGCTATAAAGATATTTGGTGATGACCTGAATACACTAGCTGATAAAGCTTCGCAAGTGGAAAAAATCATTCAAAAGGTGCAAGGCGTTGAAGACATTAATGTGGAGAAAGTCACCGGACTGGCTCAGATTCAGGTTGAATATAATCGTGATCGATTGGCGCAATACGGACTTTCTATAGAAGAAGTAAACCGTGTCTTGCGTACTGCATTTGCAGGAAGTCAGGCGGGAGTAGTATTCGATGAAGAAAAACGGTTTGGACTAGTGGTACGAATGGATAAGGATTACCGCCAAAGCATTGACGATGTAAAAAACCTTTCAGTTGCTTTGCCCAACGGCGGACAGATTCCTTTTGAACAAATTGCCAATGTTGAAATAAAATCAGGTCCTGCACAGGTGTCACGTGAAAATACGAAACGTCGTATAACCATTGGTTTCAATGTCCGTAACAGAGATGTACAGAGTGTCATAGCTGATGTGACAAAACAGATTGATGCAAAAGTGCAACTACCAACAGGTTATTATGTAAAGTATGGTGGTCAATTTGAAAATCTTCAAGCTGCCAAGGCTCGTCTCGCTATTGCCGTTCCGGTAGCGTTGTTACTTATATTTGTACTGTTATTCTTCACATTTCATTCCGTAAAGCAAACCTTATTAATCTATACAGCGGTGCCGATGTCGCTCATTGGTGGCATCATTGCACTTTGGTTGCGCGGTATGAATTTCTCTATTTCTGCTGGAGTTGGTTTTATTGCTCTGTTTGGTATTGCAGTGCTCAATGGCATTGTGCTTATTGCCGAGTTTAACCGACTGGAAAAGGAAGAAGGAATTATAGATATTACCGAAAGGGTATTGAAAGGATTACACACGCGTTTACGACCTGTAATCATGACAGCTGCCGTGGCTTCGCTGGGCTTCCTACCTATGGCTTTGTCCACTTCGGCAGGAGCTGAAGTTCAAAAACCGCTTGCAACAGTAGTTATTGGTGGATTAATAACAGCTACTTTGCTGACGTTAATTGTTTTGCCTATCTTCTACATATTCTTTTCAACTTTTTCATTCAGATCCATTTTTAAAAGAAAATCAGTGAAAACCTTGTCAATTTTGTTGATGCTTGTGGTTTGTTCTGCGGGTTTTAATTCAATAAATGCGCAGCAATACAGAAGTATTAATCTGAAGCAAGCAATACAAATGGCATTGGATAGTAATTTATCGGTGCGTTCGTCAAAATATGCTGTTGATGTTCAAAAAGCCTTAAAGGGTGCTTCGTGGGACATTCCAAAAACTAGCATTGATGGGCAATACGGACAATTTAACTCCTACAGCAAAGACAATAGTTTTACCGTATCACAATCCTTTGCTTTTCCTACAGTCTATATAAACCAAAACAAACTGGCTAAAGCTAATATCAAAAGCAGTGAATGGCAGCTAAAAACTTCACAACTTGAAATTGCCACGCAAGTGAAACAAATTTACTGGCAATTAGCTTACCTGTATTCGAAGCAAAAATTATTCGCATATCAGGATAGTTTATATACTGGTTTCCAAAAAGCGGCTGAACTCAGGGCAAAAACAGGCGAAACAAATCGGCTTGAAATGATTTCAGCCCGTTCGCAAAGTCTCGAAATTAAAAATCAGTTGCAACAGATTAATGCCGATTTGGTGATATATAATCAGAAACTGCAAACGATTTTAAATGTTGAAACAACTCTGTACCCTGCCGATACCGTGTTACACCGTATCGACTATTTACCTGCTGCCGACAAATCCGTTTTAGCTGCCAATCCTTCGGTTAGTTATATTAATCAACAAATTGAAGTGTCTCGACTAGAGAAAAAAGTGGAAAGCAGTCGCATATTACCCGATTTAAGTATCGGATATTTCAGCCAAACCATGCAGGGAACTCAGGAAATAAACGGAGTGCCACGTATATTTGGTACGGGCGACCGGTTTACCGGAATTCAGGCGGGTATTGCTGTTCCAATCTGGTTTGCACCTTATTCGGCAAAAGTAAAGGCTGCAAAGTTGAAAGAAAAAGTGGCTCAAACAAATGCGGAGTATTATTCAAAATCGCTTTCGGGCAGTTATCGTTCATTAATGCTTGAATTCAGCAAAAACAGCAATAGTGTTGATTATTATGAAAAACAGGCTATTCCTGAAGCTGATTTAATCATTGAGCAGGCTACACGAAGTTACAACGCCGGAGCAATGGATTACCTCGATTATATTCTGAGTCTGAATCGGGCATTAAGTATCAAACAAAACTACCTCGATGCACAGAACAATTATAATCAAACCGTTATTTCAATAGACTTTATTACCGGAAAAATATATTAA